TTTTGCTACGGTTTTTTTGAAACTCGCAACATTTGCTcttttttttgtgaaattcTTTGGTGCTATTTTATGATGCGTTTAataaaaaccgcaacaattaataaGTAGCAGGTACGTTATTTTCCACTAGTGAGCCAATCCTAGAGCTTGAGCCTCCCATATATATTCACTTATCGTGTATAATTCTCAAGTCCCTCAACACTTAGTTCCTCACACATATTTCTCTATTGATGTAATTCCTTCAAGTTGTATTGAGCATCAAGTTCTTCCatcctttaaacacataataaaTACACTAGCCTAGGACGATTGATATAATCTCATTAATGGTGAACCACCTAAAATCTTTCTGTTATTGTTCGCATTATTTTTATGCTTAAAATCATCAATTACttgtatataattttatttcgtTAGAGCACTTTCAAGCCTTGATGGTAATCATTTTTGGGTACCTTTAAACTTCGCTTTCGCTTTTATTAGGCCTCTCCAACAAAAAATTACTATACAATTTTATACTCTTACTCAATTATATAAATCAAGTCAACGAATCAAAATTCAATTGTTAAATAAGGCCTAAgcaaaaaaaaagttcaaatcATATTGAGTAGACTTTTCATTTTATGTAATATGTCGGGTGTTAATACTATACattattaacttttattttgtactaaataaagAAGTTTtatatgaaatataaataacaaagGAATCATGGATGACATTTATATGCAAGTGTGATTAAAATAGTACAaaacaacattttaaaaaattaatgggAATATGTGATTTGTAAAATATGATTGCCGTTCATGAGAAAGCATTTAAGTGCTGCTCCATAACATTAACTCATTGTATATAATATGAACTTGTTTGACTTGGATTCAAATTTGAGCTACATCTCCTTATACACccgcaatatttttttttgaataaaaattaacacaggataacataaaaataatacagctagatttcatcaaaattattgggtttttaagtgttagcTTTATAAGTAGCTAATAACGGTGACTAATGGTTGTGGTTaactaatatataaatataaaaaaaattaaaattatgaccgcaaaaacataaaaaacaaatgttCATCgtgtttttttagaaaatggtGTGATGTTAAAATAGCGTTTTGTTGTTTTAGATGTCAAAATGGCAACAAGTGAACACCCCCAGATCATCGTCCaagttttaaaaattcattcatttattatttttttttaaatagcgACAACCTGGGGCCGTAGCTAGATCCTTGCCCTCACTTGTGAATTCATCAAATCGTCGCCATTTTTAGTGTAATCGCCATGCCTAGCCAGTCCGTCGCTAGGTTCAAACGTTTTATAAAAGAGTAGTCCCATTTTCCATTTGGAAGTTTCTTTctgatttttcatctttcatcttGGATTTCTTAAGGCTTATTCTTCTTTTTGATTTCTCAAAGCTTTTCGTCATTTTGGAAACAATAATGCAAAATAtagaaaactttttttatttaaattgatattatctatataattcaaatataagttatattttatcaataaaaatatttaaaattaaatagatatagattgtaataaaataaaagaaaaacctAGAATTATCCAacctttttttatgattttcctacaataatttaacctattgattaaccataaatgaTCTCAACTTTATGAGTTATTTTCCTGGAGTGAACTTAGGTAAACCATTGATctgttatagtaggtaattcactaaaaaaaataaattgaaaattaatgtaaaattagagaaaaattttaaaaatttacataaaaaattttgaaagataaaaaaatcataaattatttttaacattttctatatttttttccatattttattttaatttatcttttttttaaaaaaataaaacttactatagcaggtcaATGTGTCACCAaaatttactctaggaaaatacccactaaagttggaattatttatgattaattcaTAGGCGTCCACTTAAATGACGACGAGAAAAGGCCGACTTTCGTCCATTGCTAATGCCATGTGGCGTCCATCGCCTTTATGTTCGACCTTAATTTCTTACTCATGCTCTAGTTATgtacttcatcatcatcatcttactcGGTATATCTCGCTCATAAGAAATTATGATCAAAATCTGAAGAGGAAAGCAAGACGGTAAtttatacccataaaggagcTCTAATTAcgtaattatttatatttaattttaggtTCTTATGGTTCAACTCTAATTTTGCTTATGTTGAATTTTACATGGAGCTTTCTTATACATATTCGATTATTGTCACTTTTTTGGGTCTGTTTGATCACATTCCTTCTGCCCTCTTTTGGAGGAGGTATCGCCGTATATGGATTATTAGGTTTAGTGGCATGGTATGCTACGATATGGTAGATTAGCGAAACCATGTGACATTGATATTTGTGCGTGTTTTTTTAGTGCAATCAAACCACCAAAAACTACTTAAAAAACGCGCAAAAGAAGATCATTCAATTTAAACACATCATCAAGTTCcttaaaatcaatattataattttatggtCAAAGAACTTTGTATGGCCACGCATGTATTTGAGTAAGCCAAAATGCATCTTAATTCTTATATTATAAAGTAATATTTATGCAACTTTGTGTATGACTTCAGAATAGTATAGTCTACCATATTCCAGCTACAACTGCAATTAAATTATTTGTATACATTAGTTAGTATACAGATTCCTTGCCTCCTTACTGTCTGCCTTTCAAATGACACTTATATTTAATGCTCATTATCAATTACATATTATTAGAAGGTAAATCAAGATATATAACCAAATTATGTTATAAGTACGTGCCAAATTTTATAACCaataaagtaattttaaaattagtgagaATTATTTAAAGACACTCACTAACTTAATTCTACACACTTTATACGTTGTTTATCGAAATGTATCAACTCTTTCAACAGAGTATGATATGACAACATCGACATGCTAGTGATGCTGGAATGGTTTATCCCGCATCGATAAATGAATGTGAATAGTGTATTTTAAAATGAATgtgtaattaaaattaaacttgactaaaataataatattttattaatgcagTATTTAATTCACTTTTACATTTAAAATGACACCCAAGTAGATTATAAAGGAATACAATTCTGTATACacttaaaagtttaaattaagaaataaattcatTGATTAAGTACTTGATTTTTTTGGTCTTCCCTTCTTCTTACTTTATGTATTATGGGGTACTTAATACTATAAATAAGACAATATTTAATTAGTTGGTACTCAACTATGGCAAATTGGCCATTTTGACATCCTATAGACATGGGATGTGGCCCCCACAAGTCACAACTAACTTTGAATTACTCTTAGCTTATAATAGGCATCCAAatgacaaaaaaatgttttaatgcTAAGTGATTGAAAGTTGAGTAACTATCTTTTAGACTCTTGAGTTGGATTCTTAACTTTTTCCTTTCTTTCATtctactctataataaaaaaataactatctattataaattaaagttttttttacacTGTTAATTTAGAGATCAATAATATAGATACAATTAAATCCAATGAATAGAGCATCTGCATGTTAAGCAGAAGATTTGGAGTTCGACCCCTACTGGGTGCTGGTATCAGCTAGGAGATTTTTTAACTGTGCGTATCCTCTTTACTCCCTCTTTGAGGGGAAAGAGGTATGGCTTGTCCGCATCTTTCAAGAAAAAAATGCCACCACCTGGACCCTGCCACCCGGACCTTACCTTATACGGGATACTTAAAGTGTcctctaattaaattcaataaaaaagttTTATCTGTTGGTGTATAATTAGTGACAATTATGTAAACGCAGGAATTATAATTAGCAAACTCAAACTTTATTTAAGTAAACTAATTGATATTTATAAACAAATAAGATTTTACTTGGTAATCGTCCCTTCTAGATGTTCTCTTTTATTTCAATCTACTCTAGTTAATACTTAATAGTCAAACCTTGAACAATAGGAGTATTCCATAATTTGCTTAATGGCTATAAAAATGGTAAGAAGCGTCAATTCTGTTTCTGAAAAAATTAGCTAGTTggtaattataatattattatcgTCCAGGTTCACATGAATTATGCAAGACTTTACAAATCATAAATCCTCACAACCATTAATTCCTCCAAACTAGGAGAACTAACCATTACTTGATTATAATAATCCCTTAATTATGGTGATTAGGTACTTCAGTAAATAGAACATTATTTATAATCTATTAATGATCACATTAATGAGCAAATGTTAAAGCTGTGCCTATTTATAGATGTTCTTACACTCACAACCAACTCATTCCAACAACTCCAAAAACAAGCTTCTTTTTCAAAGCCAACAAAAATGGCACTGAAAAAAACCAAGCAAGATCAGAAAGGAGCCTCTACAAAGCGAGTAGCCGTGATTTTTGGTGTCACGGGACTCGTAGGAAGAGAGCTAGCTCGAAAGCTGACCACGAAATATTCATGGAAAGTTTACGGCATTGCACGAAGAGAAGACAAACTCTTCCTCAAAAAAACCAGTAATTACCATTTCATTTCCTGTGATCTTTTGTGCAAGTTAGATGCACAAAAGAAGCTATCTTCATTAGAAGACGTGACCCATATCTTTTGGGTCACATGGGCTTCTCAGTATCAGCTTGATACAGCAGAATGCTGTGACCAGAACAGAGAAATGATGTCAAATGCATTGGACGCAATCCTTCCGAAAGCGGAGTCTTTAAAGCATTTTTCTCTTCAAACAGGAATGAAACATTATGTTCCATACAACTTGAGAAATATCGATATCGAGTTCTATGATGAAGATTGTCCTAGAGCTTCTATAGGGTATAATTTCTATTATGTCCTAGAAGATTTGCTTAAGGAGAGATTAAGTGCTAAGAAGGTAGATTGGTCAGTTCAAAGACCGGGTTTAATAACAGGGTGTTCAAACAGAACTTTGtacaattttatgggttgtATTGCTGTTTATGGCAGTATTTGTAAACATTTGAATCTACCATTTCTGTTTGGTGGGTCAAAAGAGTGTTGGGAAGAGACTTGGATTGATGTCTCGGATGCTCGGTTAGTAGCCGAGCAACACATTTGGGCTTCTAGTGATGATCAAGTAACATCTATCAATGGCCAAGCCTTTAACACCATAAACGGGGCTTGTTTCACATGGAAAGAAATATGGCCGGTTATTGGGAAAAAGTTGGGGTTAGAAGTTCCTGAAGACATTTTTTCCTCCGAGTTCCTGTATTCAAAGGCCATGGCTGATAAGGCAGGAGTTTGGCGCGAGATTGTGGAGAAGAAAGGGCTGTTAGAGACGGAGATGGATGAACTGGCAAACTGGATGTTTTTGGATCAGCTGTTTCGGTGTCCCTTCAAGTTGTTAGGAACACGAGAAAAAGCTGATCGTTTGGGTTTCAGAATGAGGTACACAGAAGCATCAGAATCGATCTCCTATTGGATTGATTCCATGAGAGATGCGAAACTTATACCTTAAAATCAGAAATGAAGACACAGACAGAGATCATGCTCTTGTTAAAAACTTGGCAATATACTTTCATAAACAAACGAAACTGTACTGTAAAATTCTTGGCCTCAACAAAATATGTTTGTGCAAAAGTCATTTAAGTGCATATATCTAAGAATTTCTTCGGTTCTTGTTAACCAACTAGAGTAGTCAAATTACACACAACATATGCATAAAAATTACTTATTTACAATTAGGAAGCTAAAAATGGCATTGTCGGAAATGCGATCCTCCCAAGTCTTGAACAACTGTAAAAGAAATTGTCACTAATCGCTAAGGTATCTAACTTTTGCAAAGAAATCATAGCACTTGAGCGTTATGAAATGAATATGTTGTGCATAATTGTTTGAGTTACATGCTCGTAAAATCATCATAAGATGTGGCGAACAAAATTGGATTGGATTCTGCAGAATCCAGATGTGTACTGCGACTCGTTCCAACTTTCGACAAGAATACTTCAATAAGACTAACAATCATCTTTTCTGGAAATCGAGGAATCTGATGGAGCCAACGAAGGTACTGGCAAAGAGGAACACGAAGCAAATACAAATTGCAGCTGAAATGCCAATCATTCTAGAACCATAACCATATTGGAGATCTATATACTCTTTGATTGAGCCCTTAAACCCGTCTCCTTCTATGATGGTTTCAACATCGCCTAGCTGTGATGAAATGATTCCATGGAGTGTCCATGCTACAGggcaaatataataaaaccaaatccACCAGCCAGGGATAAACTAACaaatgaaagaaaaacaaaCAATAAGTGTAATTTCAAGGaacttaaaaccgcaacattcCCTACGACATTTCATTAATGTAATGCCTTTAAGTGGCTACAACCTAGTAACCCACCTAGGAAGGGTTTGTAAGACTAGATGTATGAAACCTTACACTTAAACAaccaaagaggttgttttttaTTGGCCTTTGAAAGTATCATCATATAAAACttcacatatataaaaaaatgtaacaAGCATTTTGTAGTAGTCCATTATAATTCGACACCAAAGAACTATATAAATCTTTGACTCCATTGAGAAAACACACAAACTTATAATTGTAGCATTAGCCATAATGAAAGTAACACTTACTTTCTTGGGAATCAGGAATCCTGAAAAAAGATTCCAAAGTGAATAAAATGCAGAAGATATAACGGCAGCCATATGTTGCGTAGGCGTAAGGCCAACCACCATCATTCCGTAGAAGGTGAAGTATGTAAACGTAAGGAACATGAAAACCAGATAGAGCAGAAACTTTGCTGCATATAGAACAATTAATTGTCATTAGATCTAAATTATAATTCTGGAGTTATAATCCCAATATGTGTATTCGATGAGATCAAGAGTTTAATAATGGTTCTAAGGAGTAACAAAACAATTTTCTCAAACATATGGCTGACAATCATTTATATGAATTGAGTTTAGGATGAATAATTCTGAACATACTTAATGTTCTTTCAAAACCAATCATGAAGTATGTGATGATGCCATACGTCAAGGTCTGTACTGCAATGTATGGAACTTCCACAACGGCCTGAGCAGCTGCATATGCGAGTGGAGAGTACATTCCGGCTGCCTTTTCTCGGTAGAAAACTGTTCTCTCAATAGAAACTACAGGTTGTACTGAAGAAGCATTGCTAACTCCCAAGAACATACATGCAGAATGCAAGGCTCCCATTATTGTAATCAAGTTAACGATTGAATCCCTTGAAAGAACAAGCATATAAGAAAACAATTTAACTATGCAGATCGAAAATTTTTGTGTGTTATAAAAGATTATGACATTCataaataaagggaaaaaagtCATCACGGATGCAGATTTATTCGAGAATGGAACAATTTATTTACTAAGCAGCATAAGTAAGGTGATCaatcacatataaatataaatgtaaagTCATAGAGCTTTCTCCAAATAGAAACATTGCATATTGGATTGATCACCTTACTTATGTTTCTAAGTAACTAAATAGTTCCATTCTCCAACAAATCTGCATCCGCGATGACTTTTTATTTACTTATGCTGCTTAGTAACTAAATTATATGCATCTGCCCTAACTAGTATGTATCATGTACAGTGACAACCAGCAAAATTCTATGGGAAAGATGTCATTGCATGAAAAGAACTTACCTTTTAGAGCCAACATCCCAAAAAACGGAGCCAAGTATCAATGCACAGACTGTTGTAAAAAGCAATCTCACAGCATTATATTGTGGTGATCTCCAATAAACAATAAGTTGCTTCTGAAGACATAGGCAAAATTGTGATATGATATCTTGAGAGAaatttgtatcaaattttaGTGGTTCTGATCCAGGTGATGGTATACTCATTTTCTCTATAGTAGCTTCTACCGCTCTGCAGTTGAAGAGCAATAAGCATGAAACAATTAAAATTGGTCATGAAATCGCGAATGAGtaagcaaaagaaacaaatccAAAAAATTACCTGAACTGATTGGAGTTTTTATATATGTTGAAAAAGTCATGACCAAATCTCTCTTCAATTGCAGGGGTGGTAACCTCAAGCATCCATGTCGCAGGATTATAGCCATCAGGAATTGGAGGAATTCCATTTATCCCCTGAGAAAAGGAAATACAAATATTagaattttacatattacataGTATCATGAAATTATACATAGAAGTCTAATTTTTTTGGTCACTCGAATAATATCAATTATCATTTGTGAGGAAATCCAAGATATTACGGAATCCATATAACCTGAAAATAGTTTATCATAGCTCGAGAATGAAGTCCAAGCTTTCCTCCATATATTACTTGACCACCACGTTTCATAAGAAGCAACTGTATATCAATATGTGAACGGTCAAAAGGGTTTTCACTCTTCAGATTGCAAAAGAGCTTTTAGAGACAAAAAATGTTCATAGACAAACCTCATCAAATGCTTCAAATATATCAATGCTTGGCTGATGTATAGTGCAGACTACTGTCCGCCCCGTATCAACAGTATTACGGACTGTTCTCATTACAATAGCAGCTGCTCGAGCATCAAGTCCTGATGTCGGTTCATCCATGAATATTATTGAAGGATTTGCCACAAGCTCTACCCCGATGGTGAGTCTTTTACGTTGCTCTGTTGATAGCCCACTAGTCCCAGACATTCCCACCAATGCATGCTTAAGATTATCAAGCTCCACAAGTCTCATCACTTCATCAACAAACTCCTGCAGTCACATTGTATCATACTTATTACTTTCAGTTACTAACTAAGGAAGATTTCAAGTCAAATCAAAAGAGTAAAAATTACTAACTTTTTTGGTTTCTTTACTAATTTCTTTTGGGAGGCGAAGCCAAGAAGAGAACCAGAGAGACTCTTCTACTGTCACCTGAGGTGAATGTATATCATTCTGTTCAACATAACCTGATATTCTGGCAAAAGTGTGCTGGACTTTTTGATAGCCAGAGATCCTAATGTCTCCTTCTATGTATCCACCAGTTTTTCTGCCAGCCAGAACATCCATCAAAGTAGTCTTTCCAGCTCCACTTGATCCCACTAATGCAGTAAGAACTCCAGGTGAGAAAACTCCACTCACATTTGACAGAAGCTGCAACCTATTCTCTTGTAAACCTTTTTCCTTCATCGCCTAAAAGATGAGCAATTAGATTAAATTAATGTAAGATGATAACTAGTTATTTTGCACTATGGCATAAATCAATAGaaaattttacttttggcaTGTCAACAAAGTAATTGACATTATGAAATGTCATATTCAGTGGTAGAAATGGAAGAATCATTCCCTTCTGTTTCTGATTATTGTTAAAAGCTCCAATTTGAATTGAATCTTTGCCTGCATATGTAATATTTTAGCAAATACAGTACTTCTACAGATGTCAATTGGCTTTTTGGAAGATGAAATGACTGACCTCCATTAAAAGCACCATCATCTGAGACCTCATCTGGGACTACAGTCTGTGCTTTCTTAAGAGCTATGACGAAGTACATAAAGAACAAACCCAGTTACAATTAATGATTTGCGAAATGAGAGCACCACTTTGCTTTCAGTCCCTTCAAATAAAAACTGTGTTGTTACGAATTGGGTCCAAGGGTCCAAGAGCATTATTGACTTTTTACTATTAGTTGTGTTTCACTTTTATTAGGGGTTTTATTGTTAGAgtcttgaatatatatatatatatagttgagTCTTTTATTAGGGTATGCTTGTATGTTTTGGGTGATTATTCACATAAGAGTTTGGGACCA
The sequence above is drawn from the Amaranthus tricolor cultivar Red isolate AtriRed21 chromosome 5, ASM2621246v1, whole genome shotgun sequence genome and encodes:
- the LOC130814262 gene encoding (S)-8-oxocitronellyl enol synthase CYC2, which codes for MALKKTKQDQKGASTKRVAVIFGVTGLVGRELARKLTTKYSWKVYGIARREDKLFLKKTSNYHFISCDLLCKLDAQKKLSSLEDVTHIFWVTWASQYQLDTAECCDQNREMMSNALDAILPKAESLKHFSLQTGMKHYVPYNLRNIDIEFYDEDCPRASIGYNFYYVLEDLLKERLSAKKVDWSVQRPGLITGCSNRTLYNFMGCIAVYGSICKHLNLPFLFGGSKECWEETWIDVSDARLVAEQHIWASSDDQVTSINGQAFNTINGACFTWKEIWPVIGKKLGLEVPEDIFSSEFLYSKAMADKAGVWREIVEKKGLLETEMDELANWMFLDQLFRCPFKLLGTREKADRLGFRMRYTEASESISYWIDSMRDAKLIP
- the LOC130814261 gene encoding ABC transporter G family member 31 isoform X2; the encoded protein is MLQQKFRRGKELCLPSLTMLVIRLRMTLVLGPPGSGKSTLLLALAGKLDNSLKSSGKITYNGHEMHEFCVQRTSAYISQTDNHIAELTVRETFDFAARCQGASKCFSGCMEELIRLEKQTKIRPSPEIDAYMKALSVGEKKHSISTDYLLKVLGLDICADTIVGNDMTRGVSGGQRKRVTSGEMIIGPKKTLFMDEISTGLDSSTTFQIVKSVRNFVHQMEGTVLMALLQPAPETFELFDDLMLLSEGHMIYHGPRDEVLIFFESIGFKLPPRKSVADFLQEVTSRKDQEQYWADPSKPYRFMTTEKIAKAFRSSQFGKNIKDTLSVSYDKSRSHPFALSRSMFAVPKWELFKACFSREVLLIRRHSFLYIFRTFQVVFVGFVTSTTFLRTRLHPTSVDYGNLYLAFLFYGIVHMMFNGLSELSLMIFRLPVFYKQRDNCFYPAWAWSLSSWVLRVPYSVLESVVWSCIVYYTVGLDPTPERFFRFMLLLFVIHQMALSLFRMVATLARDMVIANTCSSAALLCVLCLGGFIIPKAMVKPWWIWAYWISPLSYAQNAISVNEFTATRWMMPSGNSSVGMKVLDLHAIPTDGRWYWIGIIVLSLYALLFNNILTIALTYLHPLKKAQTVVPDEVSDDGAFNGGKDSIQIGAFNNNQKQKGMILPFLPLNMTFHNVNYFVDMPKAMKEKGLQENRLQLLSNVSGVFSPGVLTALVGSSGAGKTTLMDVLAGRKTGGYIEGDIRISGYQKVQHTFARISGYVEQNDIHSPQVTVEESLWFSSWLRLPKEISKETKKEFVDEVMRLVELDNLKHALVGMSGTSGLSTEQRKRLTIGVELVANPSIIFMDEPTSGLDARAAAIVMRTVRNTVDTGRTVVCTIHQPSIDIFEAFDELLLMKRGGQVIYGGKLGLHSRAMINYFQGINGIPPIPDGYNPATWMLEVTTPAIEERFGHDFFNIYKNSNQFRAVEATIEKMSIPSPGSEPLKFDTNFSQDIISQFCLCLQKQLIVYWRSPQYNAVRLLFTTVCALILGSVFWDVGSKRDSIVNLITIMGALHSACMFLGVSNASSVQPVVSIERTVFYREKAAGMYSPLAYAAAQAVVEVPYIAVQTLTYGIITYFMIGFERTLTKFLLYLVFMFLTFTYFTFYGMMVVGLTPTQHMAAVISSAFYSLWNLFSGFLIPKKFIPGWWIWFYYICPVAWTLHGIISSQLGDVETIIEGDGFKGSIKEYIDLQYGYGSRMIGISAAICICFVFLFASTFVGSIRFLDFQKR